The following are from one region of the Carassius auratus strain Wakin chromosome 13, ASM336829v1, whole genome shotgun sequence genome:
- the golga4 gene encoding golgin subfamily A member 4 isoform X1, translated as MFKKLKQKVIEEQSPQRSSAQQVSSGERRAQPPLLNQDAPSSPSDRELLAGMIAEPAFLSEYTIFALDHSKRPKAAQVPSASVKAAGSSPRGSLNGDEIASPQSLAQKLQQKVSSVESLLRGSARGEGLFRSGSRDSLVRSSSRESLTLVGENEAQTTPAYDPSSDVESEAEDSPGSVESLSKEQLLNRLHRVERSLGNYRGKYSELITAYRTVQRDKEKTQAILSQSQDKALRRIGELREELQMDQQTKKHLQEEFDAALEEKDQMITVLQTQVSLLKKRLQASGGVLSSEVETSTDTVDATSDIQSPSKDDGSTLNTAEGRGEPGSAVDLEALQKRIKRQESLLQRCKEMIRSSKERSAQLSSENEVLQQQLQERLQELEKMKELHTTEKTKLITQLGDAKNLIEQLEQDKGMVIAETKRQMHETLEMKEEEIAQLRSRLQQTITQKDELQEQKEKSEKAAFEELERALGVAQRAEEARRQIQLRMEEQVKQVEKTSEEERRGLQQELTRVKQEVVTIMKKSSEDRIAEMERLHSEAMAKKEQELSAQIKQAVEQCREELLRLAQEKDQQVSLALEEAELQKAVIQSEGENQAKELQLELESAKTRIQELESCLGSLEKDPGNSDKLSVQLEEQRKKHEADIAALEEVHKQELEKTKTEQITVLNQQRDAAVEELVEKHKAEIESILKDKEEQFHSHVEDMNKKMLDKLSDKQTEIETLSSELSELLNSKQQLQERLLNVETTSETKRQDFEERLKEERAKYQAEIEDMKQKEQSCAGEEKMLKDEINQLKIVLEEKEKILEEHVLREKTLQKGSAQFEELRLREQSNKEALEESRSQISTLTEELQQTKNQVKDLEQTLEAVRNDGREKEVYLEQKTSELQEIVQKMEQVKRELSEKENLHAATCKTMQEEQNRLRKQLEDQKSSHEKKLENIRKDMDCKLKSQENKMEKFKQKAKEAQDKLKKQLQDQEENAKAELSKKAQEIELKDQQLKEKILDMEQPSSEGLSNAMSDLEANHKEHLVRLQLTHKQEHEDLIRRWQEKLNQLEEELQEKHAQSLQEKAQELEEISQLLVASREEKEQVMKDIQNLREELAMRETTVQKLQTELREAASKLESLSEGEGLLTRQVETMEKNLNQALNERNHLQDELRKAEESNKKKFQSISEELVNTQQKLNMLETSKCKEGEDLQRTLEEKTAELQNKEKEFQTQLCAISKEFVQCCQEAQTKLDGFSVELCTKVEERVGELQRRVIDHQNKVIYLRNIIMTKDNRISTLEKELQQTLDENHSLKSSLDEVTLQFRASSETLKALQTERESLQSNAENHSQVLSEKDLQIKQLCEEKEHVSGNLQANVLQISNLESVINDLKTQLASSITEKEQAISLLNQQHNEDKETVKCQMGEMVERLEKEKTSLQEQVDSLRNKFSELKKKFSQSHSSVKSLQDKVADMERQIAEKDNQLQMLTASIDNHSLTKSEMDQALTEKEQRVHALTSELESCSKKVCDLEEQLELRTKEREQLTADLQQHFTIRESEKIELMKQVQEAQDQSSQNGALIQKTEESLQSLRKDIETAKQELESKRNDFEREKAEILRAKEEAVKAAQEKASAETTGKVSELKKKAEQKIGMIRKQLTSQIEEKEQAIKDLQEQLEGIKQTQTEKEERIKSLEEIEKTMEEANAKLKEEHEKHLQELLQKENKERQSSLQNLEDMYKEKLAALHKDMSAKEEQSATSARETSLRLGELETKLSESNEQIANYQTEISRLKADLLEQTTQVQELQQTCSDLQEQIKEKLIEEVEVEHVSEVQTICNRLGMEPAMLAAKENVETVGYQDDWTSQKDLLVKEYEEKLHDLQQRLEEKENQLKAQQSSTQGNGDTVNECLINNTNTSESDLQRRLVEVENEKQKLHKDYTRLVKDLRSLRKEHEKDLEFLKKEMTEESEKKLKLEIEDMEMKQNSALKQLMREFNTQIALKEKELEGSVKETIEKAQGVETELINNHREEVSQLQKIIAQKEEDLNKTVQRYEQVLQSREVEMGDRVCEVQKELEELQQRSLSGPQGLDELKVQLAEKTTMLSEARLKEQEYHDRIHALEDKLRRSHKTAVVTHLGSSYRDMSHNSVDPFTQPTELEYLRKVLFEYMMGRETKTMAKVLTSMLKFPPDQAQKLLEHEDSRVMPWLR; from the exons ATGTTTAAGAAGCTGAAGCAGAAGGTGATCGAGGAGCAGTCTCCTCAGCGGAGCAGCGCGCAG CAGGTGAGTTCAGGAGAGAGGCGCGCTCAGCCCCCTTTGTTGAACCAAGATGCCCCGTCCTCCCCAAGTGACCGAGAG CTGCTGGCTGGGATGATAGCAGAGCCTGCTTTTCTCTCTGAGTATACTATCTTTGCTCTGGACCACTCAAAACGACCCAAAGCGGCCCAGGTGCCCAGTGCG AGCGTTAAAGCGGCCGGCAGCTCTCCGAGAGGAAGTCTGAACGGAGATGAAATCGCTTCTCCTCAG TCTCTGGCCCAGAAGCTGCAGCAGAAGGTTTCTTCGGTGGAGTCTCTGCTCCGGGGTTCGGCCCGCGGTGAAGGGCTCTTTCGCTCCGGCTCCCGGGACAGTCTGGTCCGAAGCTCCTCCAGAGAATCGCTCACTCTCGTCGGAGAGAACGAGGCCCAGACGACGCCGGCGTACGACCCTTCGTCAGACGTCGAGAGTGAGGCGGAGGATTCGCCCGGCAGCGTTGAGAGTCTGTCTAAAGAGCAGCTCTTGAACCGCCTGCACCGGGTCGAGAGGAGCCTTGGCAACTACAGGGGGAAGTACTCCGAG TTGATTACGGCCTACCGAACTGTACAGCGGGATAAAGAGAAAACTCAG gccatCCTCAGCCAGAGTCAAGATAAAGCCCTAAGAAGAATCGGAGAGCTCAGGGAG GAGCTTCAGATGGACCAGCAGACCAAGAAACACCTGCAGGAGGAGTTTGATGCTGCTCTCGAGGAGAAGGACCAGATGATCACTGTGCTTCagacacaa GTTTCTCTCTTGAAGAAGCGTCTGCAGGCGTCTGGAGGTGTGCTTTCGTCAGAAGTAGAGACCTCCACAGATACGGTTGATGCGACCTCTGACATTCAGAGCCCCTCGAAAGACGACGGCTCGACGCTTAACACAG CAGAGGGCAGGGGAGAGCCGGGCAGCGCGGTGGACCTTGAGGCTCTTCAGAAGCGAATCAAAAGGCAAGAGAGTCTCCTGCAGAGATGTAAAGAGATGATTCGATCCAGTAAAGAGCGCAGCGCTCAGCTGAGCAGCGAGAACGAGGTTTTACAGCAGCAGCTGCAGGAGAGACTGCAAGAGCTTGAGAAAATGAAG GAGCTCCACACTACAGAGAAGACGAAGCTGATCACACAGCTGGGAGACGCCAAGAACCTCATCGAGCAGCTGGAGCAGGACAAG GGAATGGTCATCGCAGAAACCAAGCGTCAGATGCACGAGACTTTGGAGATGAAGGAAGAGGAGATCGCTCAGCTGCGCTCCAGACTCCAGCAGACTATCACTCAGAAAGACGAGCTGCAGGAACAGAAAGAGAAATCAGAGAAAGCAG CGTTTGAAGAGCTGGAGCGAGCCCTCGGTGTGGCCCAGCGGGCGGAGGAGGCACGCCGCCAGATACAGCTGAGGATGGAGGAGCAGGTGAAGCAGGTGGAGAAAACCAgcgaggaagagaggagaggcttGCAACAGGAGCTGACCAGAGTCAAACAGGAAGTGGTCACCATTATGAAG aaatCCTCAGAGGACAGGATTGCAGAAATGGAACGGTTACATTCAGAAGCTATGGCTAAAAAAGAACAGGAACTGAGTGCTCAGATCAAACAAGCAGTG GAACAGTGTCGTGAGGAATTGTTGCGATTGGCACAGGAAAAAGACCAGCAGGTGTCTCTTGCTCTGGAGGAGGCCGAGCTGCAGAAAGCTGTGATTCAGTCTGAAGGAGAAAACCAAGCCAAGGAACTACAGCTAGAGTTGGAGTCAGCCAAAACG agaATTCAAGAGCTTGAGAGTTGTCTAGGTAGCTTGGAGAAGGATCCTGGCAACTCGGATAAACTCTCTGTACAACTAGAAGAGCAGAGAAAGAAACATGAGGCTGATATAGCTGCTTTAGAAGAAGTACATAAGCAGGAGCtagaaaagacaaagacagagcAGATAACAGTCCTTAATCAGCAGCGTGATGCTGCTGTGGAGGAGCTTGTGGAGAAACATAAAGCGGAAATTGAATCTATTCTGAAAGACAAGGAGGAACAGTTCCATTCTCATGTGGAAGACATGAACAAAAAGATGCTTGATAAACTGAGTGACAAACAAACTGAGATTGAGACCCTGTCTTCTGAGCTTAGTGAGCTACTAAATAGTAAACAACAGTTACAAGAGAGACTGTTAAATGTGGAGACTACCAGTGAAACTAAAAGACAAGATTTTGAGGAAAGACTAAAGGAAGAACGAGCAAAATATCAGGCTGAGATTGAAGATATGAAACAGAAAGAACAGTCGTGTGCAGGGGAGGAGAAAATGCTGAAAGACGAGATAAATCAGCTGAAGATTGTGTTGGAGGAGAAGGAAAAAATACTAGAGGAACATGTGCTTAGAGAAAAGACTTTGCAAAAAGGAAGTGCACAGTTCGAGGAGCTTCGACTCAGGGAACAGTCAAATAAAGAAGCTCTTGAGGAATCAAGATCTCAGATAAGCACACTTACAGAAGAACTCCAGCAAACCAAGAATCAAGTGAAAGATCTTGAGCAAACCCTTGAGGCAGTGCGCAATGATGGTCGGGAGAAAGAAGTGTATCTTGAGCAAAAGACAAGTGAACTTCAGGAAATAGTGCAGAAGATGGAGCAAGTCAAGAGGGAACTGTCTGAAAAAGAAAATCTGCATGCTGCAACCTGCAAAACTATGCAAGAGGAGCAAAACCGGTTGAGGAAGCAGCTGGAAGACCAGAAGAGTTCTCACGAGAAGAAACTTGAGAACATTAGGAAAGACATGGATTGCAAGCTGAAATCCCAGGAAAACAAGATGGAGAAGTTCAAGCAGAAAGCCAAGGAAGCGCAGGACAAGTTGAAGAAGCAGCTTCAGGATCAAGAGGAGAATGCCAAAGCAGAGTTATCCAAGAAAGCTCAAGAGATTGAATTGAAAGACCAGCAACTGAAGGAGAAGATCCTTGACATGGAGCAACCAAGCTCTGAGGGCCTCAGCAACGCCATGTCTGATTTGGAGGCCAATCACAAAGAACACTTAGTCAGGCTTCAGTTGACTCATAAACAAGAGCATGAAGATCTTATTCGTCGCTGGCAGGAGAAACTCAACCAGCTTGAGGAGGAGTTGCAAGAAAAACATGCTCAGTCTTTGCAAGAAAAAGCCCAAGAGTTGGAAGAGATCTCTCAGCTGCTTGTTGCCAGCAGGGAAGAAAAGGAACAGGTTATGAAAGACATCCAGAACCTCAGGGAGGAGCTTGCCATGAGGGAAACCACTGTGCAGAAACTACAGACAGAGCTCAGGGAGGCTGCAAGCAAGCTGGAAAGTTTATCTGAAGGGGAGGGTTTACTTACAAGACAAGTCGAAACCATGGAAAAGAATCTGAACCAGGCCTTGAATGAAAGAAACCATTTGCAGGACGAATTGAGAAAGGCTGAGGAATCTAATAAAAAGAAATTCCAGAGCATATCTGAAGAGTTGGTAAACACCCAGCAAAAGTTGAATATGCTTGAAACGTCCAAGTGTAAAGAGGGCGAGGATCTCCAGAGAACACTAGAAGAAAAAACTGCTGAActccaaaataaagaaaaagagttCCAGACGCAATTGTGTGCCATCTCGAAGGAGTTTGTGCAGTGTTGTCAGGAAGCCCAGACTAAGTTGGATGGTTTTTCTGTTGAACTGTGTACGAAAGTTGAAGAACGCGTTGGGGAGTTACAACGCCGGGTGATAGATCATCAGAATAAGGTCATATATCTAAGAAATATTATCATGACGAAGGACAACAGAATTAGCACTTTAGAGAAAGAACTTCAGCAGACTTTGGATGAGAACCATAGTCTAAAGAGCTCTCTTGATGAGGTGACTCTTCAGTTTAGGGCAAGTTCAGAAACTCTTAAAGCCTTACAAACCGAAAGAGAGTCTCTGCAGTCCAATGCAGAGAATCATTCCCAAGTACTTTCTGAGAAAGACCTTCAAATCAAGCAGCTCTGTGAGGAAAAAGAACACGTATCAGGAAATCTCCaagcaaatgttttgcaaatcagCAATCTAGAATCAGTCATAAATGACTTGAAGACTCAGTTAGCAAGTAGCATAACCGAGAAAGAGCAAGCCATATCTCTGCTGAATCAGCAGCACAATGAGGACAAGGAAACGGTTAAATGCCAAATGGGAGAGATGGTGGAAAGGCTTGAGAAAGAGAAGACCTCGCTTCAAGAGCAGGTAGACTCACTTAGGAATAAGTTCTCTGAGCTGAAAAAGAAGTTCAGTCAGAGTCACAGCTCTGTTAAATCTCTTCAAGATAAAGTTGCAGACATGGAGAGGCAGATTGCTGAGAAGGACAACCAACTTCAGATGCTCACTGCTAGCATTGACAATCACTCCCTTACTAAGTCAGAAATGGACCAGGCTCTTACCGAGAAAGAACAAAGAGTTCATGCCTTGACCTCAGAGTTGGAAAGCTGCTCAAAGAAAGTTTGTGATCTGGAGGAGCAGCTAGAGTTGCGGACAAAAGAGCGAGAACAACTCACAGCCGATTTGCAGCAGCACTTTACCATTAGGGAGAGCGAAAAGATTGAGTTGATGAAGCAGGTCCAGGAAGCTCAGGACCAAAGCTCTCAAAATGGTGCCCTAATCCAGAAAACTGAGGAAAGTCTTCAATCTTTGAGGAAAGACATTGAAACAGCCAAGCAGGAACTAGAATCAAAACGAAATGACTTTGAGAGGGAGAAGGCTGAGATCCTGAGGGCGAAAGAAGAGGCTGTGAAGGCAGCCCAAGAAAAGGCGTCAGCTGAAACGACTGGTAAAGTATCTGAGTTGAAGAAGAAGGCAGAGCAAAAGATTGGCATGATTCGTAAGCAGCTGACGTCACAAATTGAGGAAAAGGAGCAGGCTATCAAAGACCTGCAGGAACAGTTGGAAGGCATAAAGCAAACCCAGACTGAAAAAGAAGAACGGATAAAGTCTCTAGAGGAAATTGAGAAAACAATGGAGGAGGCCAATGCAAAATTAAAGGAAGAGCATGAAAAGCATCTACAAGAATTGCTACAGAAAGAAAACAAGGAAAGACAGTCCTCTCTGCAAAACCTAGAAGATATGTATAAGGAGAAGCTTGCTGCTCTTCACAAAGACATGTCTGCAAAGGAGGAGCAATCTGCCACTTCTGCTAGAGAAACTTCTTTAAGACTTGGAGAGCTTGAGACCAAACTCTCGGAATCGAATGAGCAGATTGCAAATTACCAAACTGAGATAAGTCGCCTTAAAGCAGACCTGCTTGAACAGACAACTCAAGTGCAGGAGCTGCAGCAGACTTGCTCGGATCTTCAAGAACAGATCAAGGAGAAACTGATTGAAGAAGTTGAGGTGGAACATGTTTCTGAAGTTCAAACGATTTGCAATAGATTAGGAATGGAGCCTGCAATGCTAGCGGCCAAGGAAAACGTGGAAACTGTCGGGTACCAAGATGACTGGACAAGCCAAAAGGACTTGTTGGTAAAGGAATATGAGGAGAAGCTTCATGATTTGCAGCAGAGActagaagagaaagaaaatcaaCTAAAAGCACAACAGAGTTCAACTCAAGGAAACGGGGATACTGTTAATGAGTGCCTAATCAACAATACAAACACCTCAGAGAGTGATCTTCAGAGAAGGCTGGTAGAGGTTGAGAATGAAAAGCAGAAGCTTCACAAAGATTACACCAGACTAGTGAAAGACCTTCGGTCTCTAAGGAAAGAACATGAGAAGGATCTGGAATTCCTGAAAAAGGAAATGACAGAGGAAAGCGAAAAGAAGCTCAA GCTTGAAATTGAAGATATGGAAATGAAACAAAATTCCGCTCTTAAGCAGTTAATGAGGGAGTTCAACACCCAGATTGCCCTGAAAGAAAAGGAACTGGAAGGTTCAGTTAAGGAAACCATTG AGAAAGCTCAGGGTGTGGAAACCGAGCTTATAAATAACCATCGAGAAGAAGTCAGTCAACTTCAGAAAATAATCGCTCAGAAGGAAGAAGACCTGAACAAAACGGTTCAGCGTTACGAACAGGTCCTTCAG AGTCGTGAGGTGGAGATGGGCGACCGCGTGTGTGAGGTGCAGAAGGAGTTAGAGGAGCTACAGCAGAGGAGTCTCAGTGGCCCTCAG gGTCTTGACGAGTTAAAG GTTCAGCTTGCAGAAAAGACGACCATGCTGAGTGAAGCCAGGCTAAAAGAGCAGGAATACCACGACAGG attcaTGCTCTAGAAGACAAACTAAGACGCTCCCATAAAACGGCAGTGGTGACTCACCTGGGAAGCTCTTATAGAG ATATGTCACACAACAGTGTGGACCCCTTCACCCAGCCGACCGAATTAGAGTACCTCAGGAAGGTCTTGTTTGAGTACATGATGGGAAGAGAGACAAAG ACAATGGCCAAGGTTTTAACATCCATGCTGAAGTTTCCTCCGGACCAGGCGCAGAAGCTTCTGGAGCATGAGGATTCCCGTGTGATG